The Pecten maximus unplaced genomic scaffold, xPecMax1.1, whole genome shotgun sequence sequence CTCGACTAGATGACGCTTGGGATACCAAGTTTCCTTGCCACAACCGCCTATCTTGCAAATCTCCCCCTTCCGATGACCTCTGTGAGACTTCTTCTCAGGTGGCTGACCCTCCTGACCTTGCAACTTAGCTTTCCGTTTCCGGTGCCTTGTTGGAGTGGGCTGTTCTTCCGGCTTGGAAGACTCCTTCTTACGGGAATAAGACGAATTCCATATTTCCCTAGTTCGTACTGGTACTTGTCCAACCCCCGAACTTTGCTGATGATCTGTCCGTACCCGGACTGAATGAACCTTTGGTCCGGCTCCCCTCGTACTCTGTATACGTGGGGTCGGAGACCTTGCCTCTCCTGTAGAATAGGTTCCTTTGTTCCGTTGATAACTCCTCGGGGAGGGTCTCCGTTTTTGTGAGAAACGTGCCATACTCCTCCCCCTGCTCGAATCCGAGCCCCTCAGCCGAGAGCTAGACTGTCGCTGATAACGGGGGCTACCCCTCTGCGACTTGCCCTGATCCGGCATGTCCCTCTCTGCAGGCATTAATACAACGACACGTTGCGTGTCTGTGTTTCCCGAGAACCGGGAATCCTTGCCTTCCGAGCTTCCTCCCCGTAACTGGGAATCCTGACCCTCACCGGTTGACTGATTGTCAACATAAAGGTCCTCCCTTGAAGATTCGCCGGCCAACTCCTCCTGGTATTCCCCTCCCGAATGATTGGACACGTCCGACGAATACTTTTCCGGAGACGATCTCTTCTCTTCTCTAGGGCAGTCCATTAAGGCATCTCTGTAGGAGCGCTGATCCAACCTAGTCGGGCCATCTTGAGCGCTAACCTCTTCAACATATTTTGGGAGTGTCGGGTCCTGTTGAAGCCGATAGTCCCTCACAGGCTCGAACACCGCCTGCTCCGCGATGGATTCTCGGCGATTGTCACGACGATGACGGCGACCCTGTAATTTGAAGATGTTACCTTCAATCCATTCGTCTGTAAACAATCCAGCGCTGCGAGCCTCCTCTGCCATGCGCCTTAGCCAACTCCGCCTGCCTTTCTTGATGGCGATCTTGACCTGCCCCATTACCGCTTCCTTCATCCTACGATCGGAGATGTTGGTCCTATACAGGTGGCTCATGACATCTCGAGGGTCCAGGGTGTCACCTTTTCGGGTGGCATCCTCTACTGTCTTGAGGTGTTTAGACATCACCTCAGTCCATCTGCCTCCGTACGCCATGCCTTCACCTGTGAAGAACAGAAAGAGAGAAACTATGCTTGAGTGACCACATTGTTCTTACAAGAAGAACACTTGAACCGGTCAATATCCAGGGCATCGGAAGGGGCTATATTGATGCATGACCCATGGTACCATTCCCCGCAGTAGTCGCACTGTATCATAAATTGACCATTCCATGGCTTTCTACAAATACAATAAGCCTCATCATCTGCCTCCGTATCAACTTCACCCTCTGCCTCGTTACCCACCAGAAGATTGGATGTGAAATTGTTTATCCATGCAGGCATTTGGCGGTCCCTGCAAGGCTTGAGCTTATCGTGGTTTAAGACCAAGACCTTGTTGTTAAGCTGAACCCGAAACAAGTATGGTGTGATCTTTTCCACAATTATACCGGGCCCTTTCCAGGGAGGGCACAACTTCTTGCATCTGCCTTTAGTTGCCCCACTATCCAGGATGTAGACAATATCTCCTTTCTGATAAGACCGCTTCAATACCCTGAGGTCATAGTTCCTCTTCATCCGGCGCTGTGTCTCCTTCAATTTCTGTCTAGCTATATGATGAGCTTCCTGCAAAGCGCCTACTAATCGATGAATATAGGGTGCAACCCCCTGTTGAAGGGGAGTATTACAGGACTCGAACATAAGATCTGCTGGGAGATTAACCTCCCTGCCCAACATCATCATATTTGGTGTCTGCCCCGTGCTCCGGTTTACTGTCGATCTCATTGCTCCCGCAAGCTGAGGAAGTAAGACGTCCCAGTCTTTTTGTCGGTTACCAACGAAACACCTGACTGCGTCCATCAGAGTCCGATTGTAACGTTCGACTTGTCCGTTGGAGGATGGTCGATATGGAGTGGTTCGGGCCTTATGGATGCGCAGAATATCGCATATGGCAGTAAAAAGATCACTTTCGAAATTTCGTCCTTGGTCAGAAAACAACTGGAATGGCATCCCAAACCTTGAGAAGAAAGAGTTTGCCGCCGCTTTGGCTGTGACTTCAGCTGTCTGAGAGGACGTAGGAATAATTTCCACCCATTTCGTAAACTGGTAGTAACAAACCTCTCAACATCCTGACTAAGACCATACCAGGCGAACTTCTCCTTCACTCTTTCTCGTGTCCGTGTGATACCTTGGTGCCCGGCAGATGGCAGATCATGGTGAAGATGCAGCACAGTACCCCGCAGACCTTTTGGCACTACAAGCTTCTGGATCCCGCAAtccttttctttcaaaaataagATGTCTTCCCTCACTCTCAATCGTTCCTTGTTTATCCAATAAAACTTGGACGCAGGGCTCGAAAGAAATAGCTCTTCGTTAGCCGGTGTCGCCTGTTTTAGGATCCAATTCAGCACCAGCGTCAAATCAGGATCCGTGCTTTGTTCCCGTCTGATTTCCTCTCGGGAAAAACCCCAGCACATCTCTCTATCCTCCGCGGATTGCACAAAGGACACCACCTCCCCCTCTTCGGTCAGTGTGTGCACCTGACACAACCGTGAGCACACCTCAATGTATATGGGAGTTTTATCTTCTGTTCCACCAGGGTCCCAGGTCTTTGACGGGGAAATCTTTTCCTGGCCTTGATTTACCGGACCCTTTGCTGCAATGGGGACCACATCATCcacattttctataaattcGCCCCATCGATCATGAGCTCGTTGGCAATAAAGGCAACCACCACAAGGCAGATCCTCAAGCCGGGACCCATGGATGTAATGGCTGACCTCTGCAGACATCCTGGACAATGCATCTGCATTTGTGTGCAAACTACCTTTTCTGTGTTCCAGAACCATGTTGTACTGGCTCAACTCCTCTATCCATCGTGCCAACTGACCCTGAGGCTGCTTAAACCGTAACAGCCAAGTAAGACTATTATGATCGGTTCTTACCTTAAAAGGTCTGCCTAAGAGGTAATGTCGAAATTGCCGTGTTAACCGGACAATGGCCAGCAACTCTTTCCGTGTAGTACAGTACCGCTTCTGTTCCGGGGTTAAAGCAAAGCTGGCATATGCTATCACTCTTTCCTCCCCATCTACTATTTGCAGAAGTTCCCCTCCTATAGCCTCGTCCGATGCATCGGTATCCAATACGAAATCATCATTCTGGTTGGGCAAGGCTAGTACTGGTGGTTGCATTAGCTTAGCCTTTAGCGTCTCGAATGCCTGCTGTTGTTCCCTCTCCCATCTGAAAGGCTTCTTTCCCGTTATGTTATACAAGGGAATAGCAACCGCTGCGAAACTCTGTATAAACAACCGGTGGTAATTCGCCAAACCCAGAAATATCTCTACTTCTTTGGTAGTAGAGGGTACTGGCCAGTTCTTAATGGCCTCTATGTCGCTCGCAGACATGGCTAAGGTGTCCTCCCCAACAATCCGGCCAAGAAATTCCACCTTTCTCTGACAGAAGACACACTTCTTGGGTTTGAGTTTTATTCCGTAATACCGGAACCTGCTCAAAGCCTCTACCAAATTCTTAAGATGATCTCCGAAATCTTTGCCTAGAATCACTATGTCATCTAGAAAGGCCATGGCAGTCTTCCAATTAAGGCCACACAGCACTAAGTTGATGACTCTAGAGAAAGTTGCTGACCGAATGGCATCTTCACAAATTCAAACAGTCCATATTTGGTAATAAAGGCAGTTTTCTTTCGGTCTTCCTCTGCAATTTTCACTTGCCAATAGCCCCATACTGCATCGAGCTTGGAGAACCACCGATTTCCGGATAGTGTATCCACACAGTCTTCAACTAGAGGCAAAGGGTATACATCTTTCAACGTCAAATTATTTAGAGCTCTGTAGTCGATGCAATACCGAACCGACCCATCACGTTTCCGGACTAAGACTGGAGCTGACGCCCATTCAGAGACAGATGGTTGGATAACCCCTGCCTGCAGCATCTTGTTTaactcctcctcctcctctttcACAAAGTGGATAGGGGTCCTCCTCATCCGCTGTTTCACCGACGGTGCTCCCTGGGTATCGATTCGATGTTCAATTTCCTTAAAGGTCCCTATGTCGAACATATGGGAAGCGAACACATCCTGGAACTCGCAGATTACCGATGTCAATTTCTGACATTGCTCCTCAGATAAGTTTTCCCGCGACCGGGTCAACATATCCTTCACATGCTCCGGAATTGCTTTGTCATCATGGCCTTTAGGGTCCTCCACCTCACTAATGTC is a genomic window containing:
- the LOC117320029 gene encoding uncharacterized protein LOC117320029; this translates as MDAVRCFVGNRQKDWDVLLPQLAGAMRSTVNRSTGQTPNMMMLGREVNLPADLMFESCNTPLQQGVAPYIHRLVGALQEAHHIARQKLKETQRRMKRNYDLRVLKRSYQKGDIVYILDSGATKGRCKKLCPPWKGPGIIVEKITPYLFRVQLNNKVLVLNHDKLKPCRDRQMPAWINNFTSNLLVGNEAEGEVDTEADDEAYCICRKPWNGQFMIQCDYCGEWYHGSCINIAPSDALDIDRFKCSSCKNNVVTQA